Proteins from a genomic interval of Rattus norvegicus strain BN/NHsdMcwi chromosome 2, GRCr8, whole genome shotgun sequence:
- the Riiad1 gene encoding RIIa domain-containing protein 1 isoform X1, protein MLCLGLGMGCGVWGWVGNPKLFWNSVSCFSEGLCTISPNRESLCVCVCACVCVCVCVRVCVRACVCVCACVRACARVRACACVRVCVRACVCVCVCVRVCVCVCVRVCVCVCVCACVCVCVRACVCACVRACVCACVCACVCVRVCVCACACVRVCACVCVRVCACVCACVRACVCVHVCACVCVRVCVRVCVCVCVCVCVCACVCACVCVCVCVCVCVCVCVCVCVCVCVCVCVRACVCVRVCVCVCVCACVCVCVCVRVCACVRVCACVCACVCACACVCVRVRVCVRVRVCVCVRVRACVCVRACVCVCVCVCARVCVRACVRVCVCVCVRACVCVCVRVCVCVDRQAPALSRQLF, encoded by the coding sequence atgctgtgTCTTGGCTTAGGCATGGGGTGTGGAGTGTGGGGATGGGTGGGTAATCCCAAACTCTTTTGGAattctgtctcctgcttctctgaaggtctctGTACCATCTCTCCAAACAGggaaagtctgtgtgtgtgtgtgtgtgcgtgtgtgtgtgtgtgcgtgtgtgtgcgtgtgtgtgtgcgtgcgtgcgtgtgtgtgtgtgcgtgcgtgcgtgcgtgtgcgcgtgtgcgtgcgtgtgcgtgcgtgcgtgtgtgtgtgcgtgcgtgtgtgtgcgtgtgtgtgtgcgtgcgtgtgtgtgtgtgcgtgtgtgtgcgtgtgtgtgtgtgcgtgtgtgtgtgcgcgtgcgtgtgtgtgtgcgtgcgtgcgtgtgtgtgtgcgtgtgtgcgtgcgtgtgtgtgtgcgtgtgtgtgtgcgtgtgtgtgtgtgcgtgtgtgtgtgtgtgcgtgtgcgtgtgtgcgtgtgtgtgcgtgtgtgtgtgtgcgtgtgtgtgcgtgtgtgtgtgcgtgtgtgcgtgcgtgtgtgtgcgtgcatgtgtgtgcgtgtgtgtgcgtgcgtgtgtgtgtgcgtgtgtgcgtgtgcgtgtgtgtgtgcgtgtgtgtgtgtgcgtgtgtgtgtgcgtgcgtgtgtgtgtgcgtgtgtgtgtgcgtgtgtgtgtgcgtgtgtgtgtgcgtgtgtgtgtgcgtgtgcgtgtgtgtgtgcgtgcgtgcgtgtgtgtgtgtgcgtgtgtgtgtgtgcgtgtgcgtgtgtgcgtgtgtgtgcgtgtgcgtgtgtgtgcgtgtgtgtgcgtgtgtgcgtgtgtgcgcgtgtgtgtgtgcgtgcgtgtgtgcgtgtgcgtgtgtgtgtgtgcgtgtgcgtgtgtgtgtgcgtgtgcgcgtgtgtgtgtgcgtgcgtgtgcgtgcgtgcgtgtgtgtgcgtgcgtgcgtgtgtgtgtgcgtgtgtgtgtgtgcgcgcgtgtgtgtgcgtgcgtgtgtgcgtgtgtgtgtgtgcgtgtgtgtgcgtgcgtgcgtgtgtgtgtgtgtgcgtgtgtgtgtgtgtgttgacagacAGGCTCCTGCCCTTTCCAGGCAACTATTTTGA